In the genome of Desulfobaccales bacterium, one region contains:
- the ahbD gene encoding heme b synthase — protein MNPAAASIKIPALRLLAWEVTRRCNLDCRHCRAAASRGPYPGELTTAEGQKLLTDVATLGQVVIILTGGEPLLREDIYELTEYGHRLGHRMVMAVNGTLLTPDIARRLKDAGIQRLSISIDGATAARHDDLRAVAGAFEGALQGIAACKEAGLPFQVNTTITRENLADLPAIHELAIRLGAAAHHVFVLVPTGRGAEMVDQLVTPAEYEETLRWLLAKQREGIIHLKPTCAPQYYRLWREDARARGEKITPQTHGMEAMTKGCLGGQGFAFVSYKGDVQACGYLDIVAGNIREQPFPEIWANSELFRQLRAVDDYHGKCHACQYRKVCGGCRARAWALAGDPLADDPICPYVPEG, from the coding sequence ATGAACCCTGCAGCCGCAAGCATAAAAATTCCGGCGCTGCGCCTCCTGGCCTGGGAGGTGACCCGGCGCTGCAATCTGGACTGCCGGCATTGCCGGGCCGCGGCCAGCCGCGGGCCCTATCCCGGCGAGCTCACCACCGCCGAAGGCCAGAAGCTCCTTACTGACGTGGCCACTCTGGGGCAGGTGGTCATCATCCTCACCGGCGGCGAGCCTCTGCTTCGGGAGGACATCTACGAGCTCACGGAGTACGGCCACCGTTTGGGCCACCGCATGGTCATGGCGGTGAACGGCACGCTTCTGACCCCCGACATCGCCCGGCGCCTGAAAGACGCAGGCATCCAGCGCCTCTCCATCTCCATCGACGGGGCCACCGCCGCCCGCCACGATGATCTCCGGGCCGTGGCCGGGGCCTTCGAGGGCGCCCTCCAGGGGATTGCGGCCTGCAAGGAGGCAGGGCTCCCCTTCCAGGTCAACACCACCATCACCCGGGAAAACCTGGCGGACCTGCCCGCCATCCACGAGCTGGCCATACGCTTGGGGGCCGCGGCCCACCACGTCTTTGTCCTGGTCCCCACCGGCCGGGGCGCCGAGATGGTGGATCAGCTGGTCACCCCGGCGGAATACGAGGAGACCCTGCGCTGGCTCCTGGCCAAACAGCGGGAGGGGATCATCCACCTCAAGCCCACCTGCGCGCCGCAATATTACCGGCTGTGGCGGGAGGACGCCCGCGCCCGGGGCGAAAAAATCACCCCCCAGACCCACGGCATGGAGGCCATGACCAAGGGCTGCCTGGGGGGGCAGGGCTTCGCCTTTGTCTCCTACAAAGGCGACGTGCAGGCCTGCGGTTATTTGGACATCGTGGCCGGCAACATCCGGGAGCAACCCTTCCCGGAAATCTGGGCGAACTCGGAGCTCTTCCGGCAACTCAGGGCGGTGGACGACTACCACGGCAAATGCCACGCCTGCCAATACCGCAAGGTCTGCGGCGGCTGCCGGGCCAGGGCCTGGGCCCTGGCCGGCGACCCCCTGGCCGACGACCCCATCTGCCCCTATGTGCCGGAGGGTTGA
- a CDS encoding pentapeptide repeat-containing protein — protein sequence MLLELVVWLFIVAGATALAALTYLVVEHWHSLREQVRKALPYLGAGLSVVALLGLWVWQWWQLINLSRSLAPEVRVPVEIEALKIVPQVLGGGILLCGVYLTLRRVWALERQVEVAQEGQVTERFTRAIEQLGSDKLEVRLGGIYALERIAKDSEKDYWTIMEVLTAFIRENAPWPPKEGLPPAEGASGTSLEETSGDTESSESAPKPKPRTDIQAALTVLGRRSRRYGQGEDHPLNLSHTDLRGADLREAHLEGANLFQAHLESANLWQAHLENANLWQAHLENADLLEAHLEEVILGGSKLNNAILEEAKLQNSYLVGVNFENAHLLNANLRNANLKSAQMMEANLKGANLEKANLIGAILHYAKIDNANLKGANLAGAKGLTWEQLEYAYLDENTRLPDYLPPRPAGSSNEKEKSPQSIDSGPPTTESDEIA from the coding sequence GTGCTCCTGGAATTGGTGGTTTGGCTCTTCATCGTGGCCGGGGCCACTGCTTTGGCGGCCTTGACTTATTTGGTGGTGGAGCACTGGCACAGCCTCCGGGAGCAGGTCAGAAAAGCGCTTCCTTACCTGGGTGCAGGCCTATCGGTCGTGGCACTACTGGGCTTGTGGGTCTGGCAGTGGTGGCAGTTAATAAACCTCAGCAGAAGTCTGGCGCCCGAGGTGCGGGTCCCGGTCGAAATCGAGGCGCTGAAAATCGTGCCCCAGGTCCTGGGGGGAGGCATTCTGCTCTGTGGCGTTTACCTGACCCTCAGGCGCGTTTGGGCTTTGGAGCGTCAGGTGGAGGTGGCCCAGGAGGGGCAGGTCACCGAGCGCTTCACCCGGGCCATCGAGCAGTTGGGCAGTGACAAACTGGAGGTGCGCCTCGGTGGCATTTATGCCCTGGAACGCATCGCCAAGGATTCAGAGAAAGATTACTGGACCATCATGGAGGTCCTCACTGCCTTCATCCGGGAGAACGCCCCTTGGCCTCCCAAGGAGGGCTTGCCGCCGGCAGAGGGTGCCTCGGGGACATCATTAGAAGAAACCTCAGGGGATACTGAAAGCTCAGAATCTGCGCCCAAGCCCAAGCCTCGCACCGATATTCAGGCCGCTCTCACTGTTCTGGGCCGCCGGAGCCGGCGCTATGGTCAGGGGGAAGACCACCCCTTGAACTTGTCCCACACCGATCTGCGCGGTGCGGACCTCCGAGAGGCGCATCTGGAAGGGGCAAATCTTTTTCAAGCACATCTGGAGAGTGCCAATCTTTGGCAAGCACACTTAGAGAATGCCAATCTTTGGCAAGCACACTTAGAGAATGCCGATCTTTTGGAAGCACACTTAGAGGAAGTAATACTAGGAGGTTCAAAACTGAATAATGCAATCTTAGAAGAGGCAAAGCTTCAAAATTCATACCTTGTTGGAGTTAATTTTGAAAATGCTCATCTCTTAAATGCTAATTTAAGAAATGCAAATCTTAAAAGTGCACAAATGATGGAAGCAAATCTCAAGGGAGCTAATTTAGAAAAGGCCAACTTAATCGGTGCCATTCTTCATTATGCAAAGATAGATAATGCTAATCTAAAAGGGGCAAATTTAGCCGGTGCCAAAGGCCTTACCTGGGAACAATTGGAATATGCTTATTTGGATGAAAATACCAGGCTGCCCGACTATTTGCCGCCCCGGCCTGCTGGCTCCTCTAATGAAAAAGAAAAGTCACCGCAAAGTATCGATTCCGGACCTCCAACCACTGAATCGGACGAGATAGCTTGA